In Geminocystis sp. NIES-3708, a single window of DNA contains:
- a CDS encoding ATP-dependent Clp protease proteolytic subunit, which produces MNSPIQAVSAPYRGDAYYRTPPPDLPSLLLKERIVYLGLPLVSPDEYKDQLGVDVTELIIAQLLFLQFDDPEKPIYLYINSTGTSWYGGDSIGFETEAFAICDTISYIKPPVHTICLGQAMGTAAMILASGTKGCRASLPHASIILHQARQGAQGQATDIQIRAKEVIVNKRVMLNILADKTGQTPEKIEKDTDRMFYMNPQQAKEYGIIDKVLESSKDLPVPLAPVN; this is translated from the coding sequence ATGAATTCACCAATTCAAGCTGTAAGTGCACCCTATCGAGGAGATGCTTATTATCGCACCCCACCTCCTGATTTACCATCTTTGTTGTTAAAAGAAAGAATTGTTTATTTAGGATTGCCTTTAGTCTCCCCCGATGAGTATAAAGATCAATTAGGGGTTGATGTTACGGAATTAATCATTGCACAATTGTTATTTTTGCAATTTGATGATCCTGAAAAACCTATTTATCTGTATATTAACTCTACAGGTACATCTTGGTATGGAGGAGATTCCATCGGCTTTGAAACGGAAGCCTTTGCTATTTGTGATACTATCAGCTATATCAAGCCTCCTGTACATACTATCTGTTTAGGTCAAGCAATGGGCACAGCCGCTATGATTTTAGCCTCTGGCACAAAAGGGTGTCGAGCAAGTCTTCCCCATGCTAGTATTATTCTCCATCAAGCTAGACAAGGAGCACAAGGACAAGCTACGGATATTCAAATTCGTGCAAAAGAAGTTATCGTCAATAAAAGAGTAATGCTTAACATTCTTGCGGATAAAACAGGACAAACTCCTGAAAAAATAGAGAAAGATACAGATCGTATGTTCTATATGAATCCTCAACAAGCTAAAGAATATGGCATTATTGACAAAGTTTTAGAAAGCAGTAAAGATTTACCTGTGCCTTTAGCACCAGTTAATTGA
- a CDS encoding DUF4079 domain-containing protein — protein MNFEIPQAIKTWSQFGHPLLMWVLFATAIYALYLGIKAKRTRQADKETRKELIKGNFANRHHQVGSIFLALVVLGTIGGMAVTYINNGKLFVGPHLLAGLVMMAMVAVSASLVPYMQKGNTFARFTHVGINMSMLLVFGWQAFTGIEILQRIISKL, from the coding sequence ATGAATTTTGAAATTCCCCAAGCCATTAAAACATGGTCACAATTTGGACACCCTCTTCTAATGTGGGTATTATTTGCTACAGCAATTTATGCTTTATATTTAGGAATAAAAGCAAAACGCACTCGTCAAGCAGATAAAGAAACTAGAAAAGAATTAATCAAAGGTAATTTTGCTAATCGTCATCATCAAGTCGGCTCAATTTTTCTCGCTTTAGTGGTTTTAGGTACAATAGGTGGCATGGCTGTTACCTATATTAATAATGGTAAGCTATTTGTCGGTCCTCATTTATTAGCTGGTTTAGTCATGATGGCGATGGTAGCAGTTTCTGCATCTTTAGTGCCTTATATGCAAAAAGGTAATACTTTCGCTAGATTTACCCATGTTGGTATTAATATGAGTATGCTTTTAGTGTTTGGTTGGCAAGCATTTACGGGAATCGAAATCTTACAGAGAATTATCAGTAAATTATAA
- a CDS encoding Bax inhibitor-1 family protein, whose translation MTTTSNFRDAIKKAQGQSLLGPNVINKALPYLGGSLVLTAVGTYGGLGMIQSNPGLFMPTFIGAIIAQLVLFFVVRGIAERANNSTALPLLVLYSLLTGYTLSGIVFVALGTDGVGLKGVAIAALGCGITFIVARNIGSNLGDEDGLALTKTVQLGIIALLVVIVLQLVLSFFGIFTPTWLEIGISGLGVFLFAGASVVDFYILPRAYRDDQYLSASLSMYLTYINLFVFILRLLIAINSRD comes from the coding sequence ATGACAACAACAAGTAATTTTCGTGATGCCATTAAAAAAGCTCAAGGACAATCTTTATTAGGACCAAATGTAATTAATAAAGCGTTACCTTATCTTGGTGGTAGTTTAGTCTTAACTGCCGTTGGCACTTATGGCGGTTTGGGTATGATTCAATCTAACCCTGGTTTATTTATGCCTACCTTTATTGGTGCAATAATTGCTCAATTAGTACTGTTTTTCGTAGTTAGAGGTATTGCTGAAAGGGCAAACAACAGTACCGCTTTACCTCTTTTAGTTTTATACAGTCTCTTAACTGGTTATACCCTTAGTGGTATTGTTTTTGTAGCTTTAGGTACTGATGGAGTCGGACTTAAAGGTGTAGCGATCGCTGCTTTGGGTTGTGGGATTACTTTTATTGTGGCAAGAAATATTGGCTCAAATCTCGGAGATGAAGACGGATTAGCCTTAACTAAAACTGTGCAGTTAGGAATAATAGCTCTTTTGGTGGTTATTGTCTTACAGTTAGTCTTGAGCTTTTTCGGTATTTTTACTCCCACATGGCTAGAAATTGGGATTTCAGGTTTAGGAGTATTTTTATTCGCAGGTGCATCAGTGGTAGATTTTTATATCTTACCTCGTGCTTATCGAGATGATCAGTATCTATCTGCATCTCTTTCTATGTACCTTACCTATATCAATCTTTTTGTTTTTATTCTCAGATTATTGATTGCGATTAATAGTCGTGACTAA
- the clpP gene encoding ATP-dependent Clp endopeptidase proteolytic subunit ClpP: MVPTVIETSGRGERAFDIYSRLLRERIVFLGQQVTDELANSLVAQLLLLEAEDPEKDIYLYINSPGGSVSAGLGIFDTMNQVKPDVCTICVGLAASMGAFLLSAGAKGKRMSLPNSRIMIHQPLGGAQGQATDIEIQAREILYLKKQLNTYMASHTGQTLEKIEEDTERDFFMSAQEAKDYGLIDQVVTRAPKS; this comes from the coding sequence ATGGTACCAACTGTTATTGAAACTTCGGGGCGTGGCGAACGTGCTTTCGATATTTATTCTCGTTTACTTAGAGAAAGAATAGTATTTTTAGGACAACAAGTAACTGATGAACTAGCAAATTCTTTAGTTGCACAACTATTACTATTAGAAGCAGAAGATCCTGAAAAAGATATTTATCTCTACATTAACTCTCCTGGTGGTTCAGTGTCTGCAGGATTAGGTATTTTTGACACGATGAATCAAGTTAAGCCTGATGTTTGTACTATATGTGTTGGACTAGCAGCTAGTATGGGCGCATTTTTATTAAGTGCTGGTGCAAAAGGTAAAAGAATGAGTTTACCGAACTCCAGAATCATGATTCACCAACCATTAGGGGGCGCACAAGGACAAGCTACAGACATCGAAATTCAGGCAAGAGAAATACTTTACCTCAAAAAACAACTAAATACTTATATGGCTTCTCATACAGGGCAAACTCTCGAAAAAATCGAAGAAGATACTGAAAGAGATTTCTTTATGTCAGCACAAGAAGCTAAAGATTACGGTTTAATTGATCAAGTTGTCACCCGTGCCCCTAAATCCTAA
- a CDS encoding photosystem I assembly protein Ycf3, whose product MPRSQRNDNFIDKTFTVMADIILKVLPIDAKSKEAFVYYRDGMSAQADGEYAEALDNYYEALKLEEDSNDRSEILYNIGLIHASNGKLDEALDYYHQSLELNPRKPSVLNNIAVIYHHQGEKCKQETEEDEAERLFDKAAEYWKQAIRISPNSYLEAQNWLKTTGRSEMDIFF is encoded by the coding sequence ATGCCAAGATCTCAAAGAAATGATAATTTTATAGATAAAACTTTTACCGTTATGGCGGATATTATTTTAAAAGTTTTACCCATTGATGCTAAATCAAAAGAAGCTTTTGTTTATTATCGTGATGGAATGTCTGCTCAAGCCGATGGTGAATATGCCGAAGCTTTAGATAATTATTATGAGGCTCTTAAATTAGAAGAAGATTCTAATGATCGAAGTGAAATCTTATATAATATAGGCTTAATTCATGCCAGTAATGGTAAATTAGACGAAGCCTTAGACTATTACCATCAGTCATTAGAATTAAATCCCCGTAAACCTTCTGTGTTAAATAATATTGCCGTTATTTATCATCATCAAGGAGAAAAGTGTAAACAAGAAACAGAAGAAGACGAAGCGGAAAGATTATTTGATAAAGCCGCAGAATATTGGAAACAAGCCATCAGAATTTCTCCAAATAGTTATTTAGAAGCTCAAAATTGGCTTAAAACGACGGGAAGATCTGAAATGGATATATTTTTTTAA
- a CDS encoding PAS domain S-box protein produces MYSQSDYPLESSKNLPISDDFITVALDTPLLEVIIKISERYFKLDKRNRQQKSSVSCALVVSNHRLVGLITERDIVKLSAQLLPLEKMVAAEIMTRDLITFSADKLINLVDLIDIFKHHHIRHLPIVNDQEEVVGIVTPNSIRSTLQPLDLLKHRYIGEVMSRNMIYASPHQRLIDLVNLMADNHISCVVIGEKTDRDTIKPVGIITEKDIVRYQAIRLDFNTVEAKEVMTVPLMVISAEECLWNAHEIMQKNHLRRLVVVDSLGDLIGIITQSSVLDGIDPRELQGVISVLERQVEVLQTEKTNLLKQLIQEQKHNLQSVEKRGKLISDIALRIRSSLDLKIILQTAVNEILSLLEVDRVVVYRFRDGDGEIAVEAVKKNSLSLIGYIVKDECFTPEWLNCAKSRETKVMEDISFAKINPCHRELLQSFQVKANLVVSIIVNDKLWGLLVAHDCTNPHVWLREEIELLEQLSVQLAIGIQQATLLKQVQKGSANLEFKVNQRTTELQTLNYKYQQELIKSIQIQSELNRTEKTLSGILDVANDAIISVNHRQEIIMFNQGATKIFGYQPEEVMGKSLDILLPQRFINSHRQYVKKFEFSPQINRCQSMNPNTERLVFGLRRNGEEFPAEASISKLEINQEVIFTVILRDVSEKVALEAERKQLAYFLEVSLNEVYVFSADTFKFIYANRGALQNIDYDLKTLQTLTLLDIKPEYSYDKFTELIKPLVNKEKEIIVFQTIHQRQDNSYYPIEIHLQLIKQNNQSVFLAIGNDITQRLKAESAIKESEIRFQIMADNAPVLIWVSGKDGLCNYVNKTWLDFSGHTLEEEIGNGWLSNIHPDDITQSNNIYLSSFDLQSSFQMEYRMRRFDGKYYWFLDVGIPRYDQSGEFLGYIGSCTDISDRKVTEDKLQQQLNKSILLTKITDKIRQSLNPDEIFATAAQVIGNTFGVDQAMIFTYQEEKNPVIVSVSEYIKGDLPSLLGIKIPIIDNKYMEALLTTEKAIAVNNTENHPLLLKVQDMLKMMSLKSLLTCCTFYRGKVNGCIGLHYCHQNHQWSQEEIELLEAVCAQLGIAIAQADLLKREKQRLYQLALKNKLLQQARKEADLANQSKSEFLAMMSHEIRTPMNGVIGMINLLEDTVLNSQQRDYLTTIRHSGESLLVILNDILDFSKIESGKLELENQPFNLLESIKSVIDLLQFQAKAKNLKLQYNCNSQTPHFFKGDVTRIRQILVNLIGNALKFTEQGSVTLYITSKHIKDSQYTIQFAIQDTGIGIPEERLNRLFKAFSQVDASTTRKYGGTGLGLVISKRLAEIMGGEMWVKSKENIGSTFYFTILTEVVNSSTINNSTSNIQQPSPISPNLLKILLAEDNIINQKVALLTLQKLGFQADVVNNGLEVIEAVKFNHYDVIFMDIQMPQLDGLQTTHWIRQNLSIQPCIIAMTANAMEGDRQICLDAGMNDYISKPVKRESLEKVLNQLIIRN; encoded by the coding sequence ATGTATTCTCAATCTGATTATCCTCTTGAATCTAGCAAAAATCTGCCCATCAGCGATGATTTTATAACAGTTGCTTTGGATACTCCTTTGCTGGAAGTAATTATTAAGATCAGTGAACGTTACTTTAAATTGGATAAAAGAAATAGACAGCAAAAATCTTCTGTGAGTTGTGCTTTAGTGGTGAGTAATCACCGTTTAGTAGGATTAATTACTGAAAGAGATATTGTTAAACTATCTGCACAATTATTACCTTTAGAAAAAATGGTAGCAGCAGAAATAATGACAAGGGATTTAATTACTTTTTCTGCTGATAAATTGATCAATTTAGTAGATTTAATTGATATTTTTAAACATCATCACATTCGTCATTTACCCATTGTTAATGATCAAGAAGAAGTAGTTGGTATAGTTACGCCTAATAGTATTAGATCAACTTTGCAACCTTTAGATTTATTAAAACATCGTTATATTGGTGAAGTGATGAGTAGAAATATGATTTATGCTTCGCCTCATCAAAGACTAATAGATTTAGTTAACTTAATGGCAGATAATCATATTAGTTGTGTGGTTATTGGGGAAAAAACTGATAGAGATACCATTAAACCAGTAGGAATTATCACCGAAAAAGATATTGTGCGTTATCAAGCGATTCGGTTAGATTTTAATACTGTAGAAGCTAAAGAAGTTATGACTGTGCCATTAATGGTAATTTCTGCTGAAGAATGTCTTTGGAATGCTCATGAAATTATGCAAAAGAATCACCTACGTCGATTAGTGGTAGTAGATTCTTTGGGGGATTTAATCGGAATTATTACTCAAAGTAGTGTTTTAGACGGTATAGATCCTAGAGAACTACAAGGGGTAATTAGCGTTTTAGAGCGTCAAGTAGAAGTTTTACAAACAGAAAAGACGAATTTATTAAAACAATTAATTCAAGAACAAAAACATAATTTACAGTCTGTGGAAAAAAGAGGTAAGCTAATATCAGACATTGCCTTACGTATTCGCTCTTCACTAGATTTAAAGATTATTTTACAAACTGCTGTTAATGAAATTCTTTCTCTTTTAGAAGTTGATAGAGTGGTGGTTTATCGTTTTCGAGATGGTGATGGAGAAATAGCAGTAGAAGCTGTTAAAAAGAATTCTTTATCCCTTATTGGCTATATTGTCAAAGATGAATGTTTTACTCCAGAGTGGTTGAATTGTGCTAAGTCAAGAGAAACAAAAGTAATGGAAGATATTTCTTTTGCCAAAATTAATCCTTGTCATCGAGAATTATTACAAAGTTTTCAGGTTAAAGCTAACTTAGTGGTGTCAATTATTGTTAATGATAAGTTATGGGGTTTATTAGTTGCCCATGATTGCACAAATCCTCATGTTTGGTTAAGAGAAGAAATTGAACTTTTAGAACAATTATCAGTACAATTAGCTATTGGTATTCAACAAGCTACTTTATTAAAACAAGTACAAAAAGGTAGTGCTAATTTAGAGTTTAAAGTTAATCAACGCACCACAGAATTACAGACGTTAAATTATAAATATCAACAAGAGTTAATTAAATCAATTCAAATTCAGTCAGAGTTAAATCGCACGGAAAAAACTCTCTCAGGGATTCTCGATGTAGCTAATGATGCCATTATTTCAGTGAATCATCGCCAAGAAATTATTATGTTTAATCAAGGTGCGACAAAAATTTTCGGTTATCAACCAGAAGAGGTAATGGGTAAATCTTTAGATATTTTATTACCTCAACGTTTTATTAATTCTCATCGTCAATATGTAAAAAAGTTTGAATTTTCTCCTCAAATTAATCGTTGTCAATCCATGAATCCTAATACTGAAAGATTAGTTTTTGGGCTTCGTCGCAATGGGGAAGAGTTTCCTGCGGAGGCTTCTATTTCTAAATTAGAAATTAATCAAGAAGTTATTTTTACAGTGATTTTACGAGATGTTAGTGAAAAAGTTGCTTTAGAAGCAGAAAGGAAACAGTTAGCTTATTTTCTCGAGGTTAGCCTTAATGAAGTTTATGTTTTTTCTGCCGATACTTTTAAATTCATCTATGCTAATCGAGGTGCATTACAAAATATTGACTATGATTTAAAAACTCTCCAGACTTTAACTCTTCTTGATATCAAACCAGAATATAGTTATGACAAATTTACTGAATTAATTAAACCTCTTGTAAATAAAGAAAAAGAAATTATTGTTTTTCAAACTATTCATCAACGTCAAGATAATTCTTATTATCCTATAGAAATTCATCTACAATTAATCAAACAAAATAATCAATCAGTATTTCTTGCCATCGGTAATGATATAACCCAACGCCTAAAAGCTGAATCAGCAATCAAAGAAAGTGAAATACGTTTTCAGATTATGGCAGATAATGCCCCAGTTTTGATTTGGGTATCTGGAAAAGATGGTTTATGTAATTATGTTAATAAAACATGGTTAGATTTTAGTGGGCATACTTTAGAAGAAGAAATTGGTAATGGTTGGTTATCTAATATTCATCCTGATGACATTACACAATCCAACAATATTTATTTATCTTCTTTTGATTTACAATCTTCTTTTCAGATGGAATATCGTATGCGTCGTTTTGATGGTAAATACTATTGGTTTTTAGATGTAGGTATTCCTCGTTATGATCAGTCTGGGGAATTTTTGGGATATATTGGTTCTTGTACTGATATTAGTGATCGCAAAGTTACAGAAGATAAGTTACAGCAACAATTGAATAAAAGTATTTTATTGACGAAAATTACTGACAAAATTCGTCAAAGTTTAAATCCTGACGAAATTTTCGCTACCGCTGCCCAAGTAATAGGTAATACTTTTGGCGTAGATCAAGCTATGATTTTTACCTATCAAGAAGAAAAAAATCCTGTCATTGTTTCTGTGTCTGAATATATTAAGGGCGATTTACCTTCTCTATTAGGTATAAAAATTCCGATTATTGATAATAAGTATATGGAAGCTCTTTTAACTACAGAAAAAGCTATTGCTGTTAATAATACGGAGAATCATCCTTTACTTTTAAAGGTACAAGATATGTTAAAAATGATGTCTCTAAAGTCTTTATTAACTTGTTGTACTTTTTATCGAGGAAAAGTAAATGGTTGTATCGGCTTACATTATTGTCATCAAAATCATCAATGGAGTCAAGAAGAAATCGAATTACTAGAAGCTGTTTGTGCACAATTGGGCATTGCTATTGCACAAGCAGATTTATTAAAAAGAGAAAAACAAAGACTATATCAGTTAGCCTTAAAAAATAAATTATTGCAACAGGCGAGAAAAGAAGCCGATTTAGCTAACCAATCGAAAAGTGAATTTTTAGCGATGATGAGTCACGAAATTCGCACTCCCATGAATGGGGTAATTGGCATGATTAATTTATTAGAAGATACTGTTTTAAATTCTCAGCAACGAGATTATTTAACTACTATTCGTCATAGTGGTGAGAGTTTATTAGTGATTCTCAATGATATTCTTGATTTTTCTAAAATAGAATCTGGCAAATTAGAATTAGAAAATCAACCTTTTAATCTTCTTGAATCTATCAAAAGCGTTATTGATTTATTACAATTTCAAGCAAAGGCTAAAAATTTAAAGTTACAATATAATTGTAACTCTCAAACGCCCCATTTTTTCAAGGGAGACGTAACCAGAATTAGACAAATTTTAGTTAATCTTATCGGCAATGCTTTAAAATTTACCGAGCAAGGTTCAGTTACTTTATATATTACCAGCAAACATATAAAAGATAGTCAATATACAATTCAATTTGCAATTCAAGACACTGGTATAGGAATTCCCGAAGAAAGATTAAATCGCCTTTTTAAAGCCTTTTCCCAAGTTGATGCTTCTACCACTCGTAAATATGGTGGCACTGGTTTAGGGTTGGTTATCAGTAAACGTTTGGCAGAAATTATGGGAGGTGAAATGTGGGTAAAATCAAAAGAAAATATCGGCTCAACTTTTTATTTTACGATTCTAACCGAAGTAGTTAACTCATCCACAATCAATAATTCCACATCCAACATTCAGCAACCTTCTCCTATTTCTCCTAATCTATTGAAAATTCTCTTAGCAGAAGATAATATCATCAACCAAAAAGTAGCTTTATTAACTCTTCAAAAGTTAGGCTTTCAAGCAGATGTAGTTAATAATGGTTTGGAAGTTATTGAAGCAGTTAAATTTAATCATTACGACGTAATCTTTATGGATATACAAATGCCTCAATTAGATGGTTTACAAACGACTCACTGGATTCGTCAAAATCTTTCTATACAACCTTGTATTATAGCTATGACTGCTAATGCTATGGAAGGCGATCGCCAAATTTGCTTAGATGCAGGGATGAATGACTATATTTCCAAGCCTGTTAAACGAGAATCTTTAGAAAAAGTGTTAAACCAGTTAATAATTAGAAATTAG
- a CDS encoding carotenoid oxygenase family protein produces MQQLEKAAIDDKSYSLEDWRKGYESQYQELEYLIEDVEGEIPLDLSGTLYRNGPGLLEVHGTPLRHPFDGDGMICAFTFENGSCFFRNRFVKTKEYLEEQKAGKMLYRGVFGSQKPGGWLANLFDIRVKNIANTNVIHWGNKLLALWEAAFPYTLNPENLDTIGLDNLDGILQQGEVFSAHPRIDPHSQFNDDKPSLINFGIKPGPSSTINIYEFDELGKIIQKYSHETRGFCFIHDFVITPNYCIFFQNPTTYNPLPFVFGLRGAGECLDFDGTKPTKIILIPRNAPHDKVVTLETEAGFIFHHSNAFEINNNEIVVDSICYAELSQIDPNNSYKEVDFDKLAPGQLWRFKLNLSTKTVTKELINNRCVEFPYINSENVGGDYRYIFIGATDHPTKNAPLQGLLKIDLVTKEEQLYSFAPKGFTGESVFISKNNPQSEDDGWILSLIYDSSQNRSNLVIFDGKDISTPIATLYLKQHIPYGLHGSWKGN; encoded by the coding sequence ATGCAACAGTTAGAAAAAGCAGCTATAGATGATAAATCCTATTCTCTAGAAGATTGGCGTAAAGGTTATGAATCTCAGTATCAAGAATTAGAATATCTCATTGAAGATGTAGAAGGAGAGATACCTCTAGATTTATCAGGTACATTATATCGCAACGGACCTGGATTACTAGAAGTTCACGGCACACCTTTACGACATCCCTTTGATGGCGATGGTATGATTTGTGCTTTTACCTTTGAAAATGGAAGCTGTTTTTTCCGTAACCGCTTTGTAAAAACAAAAGAATATTTAGAAGAACAAAAAGCGGGTAAAATGCTTTATCGTGGAGTTTTTGGCAGTCAAAAACCGGGGGGTTGGTTAGCTAATTTATTCGATATTCGAGTCAAAAATATTGCCAATACTAATGTTATTCACTGGGGAAATAAATTATTAGCTTTATGGGAGGCAGCATTTCCTTATACTCTCAATCCTGAAAATTTAGATACCATAGGTTTAGACAATCTTGACGGCATTTTACAACAAGGGGAAGTTTTTAGCGCACATCCTAGAATTGATCCTCATTCTCAATTTAATGATGATAAACCTAGTTTAATTAATTTTGGCATAAAACCCGGACCTTCTAGCACTATAAATATTTATGAATTTGATGAATTAGGGAAAATTATTCAAAAATATAGTCACGAAACGAGAGGATTTTGCTTCATCCATGATTTTGTTATCACTCCTAACTATTGCATATTTTTTCAAAACCCAACTACCTATAATCCTTTACCTTTTGTTTTTGGTTTACGAGGTGCAGGGGAATGTCTTGATTTTGATGGCACTAAACCCACTAAAATTATTTTAATCCCTCGTAACGCCCCCCATGATAAAGTCGTCACCCTTGAAACTGAAGCGGGATTTATTTTTCATCATAGTAACGCTTTTGAGATTAATAATAACGAAATCGTCGTAGATTCTATTTGTTACGCTGAATTAAGTCAAATTGATCCAAATAATAGTTATAAAGAAGTAGATTTTGATAAATTAGCACCGGGGCAATTATGGCGTTTTAAACTTAATTTAAGTACCAAAACCGTCACCAAAGAATTAATTAATAACCGTTGTGTCGAATTTCCTTATATTAACTCCGAAAATGTTGGGGGAGATTATCGTTATATTTTCATCGGTGCAACGGATCATCCCACAAAAAATGCTCCTTTACAAGGTTTATTGAAAATAGATTTAGTTACTAAAGAAGAGCAATTATATTCTTTTGCCCCAAAAGGCTTTACAGGTGAATCAGTATTTATATCTAAAAATAATCCTCAATCGGAAGATGATGGTTGGATATTGAGTTTAATCTATGATTCTAGTCAAAACCGTTCTAATTTAGTTATATTTGATGGAAAAGACATTAGCACACCAATAGCAACATTATATTTAAAACAACATATTCCCTATGGATTGCATGGCAGTTGGAAGGGGAATTGA
- a CDS encoding transglutaminase domain-containing protein, translating into MTTKREYQEWEKQRNTKLKNRKKKNSIISSLWIFIVFLSIVLTIKNNPHFFGLNSQQLKWQNILSSLSFSPNSLKFLTEEFVTKIDEPIIINNPVNLQEKRFTAIDSKARSIEYTGNSVQDLANILSQYATTEEEKARIIYTWITHNITYDVAALSDLFEKNIYPDITVETVLNTRATICSGYANLYQQLAQYMGLKSIIVTGYAKGINYVVGEDNQVNHAWNAVKIDNNWYLIDTTWGAGTVNDEVFFAEFNPYYFATKPEEFIYSHFPENSQWQLLNTPFSRAQFDTFADVSPNLFEYDIELMSHKNLKIDTDNRLNITLKAPKNVVAIAKLKSAEQELSDNYTFVQKKGDNIVVNTTFPEKGNYELEIFAKPKDDSNNYPLIVTYDINANNSGDKFPSTFKHFNDHNGYLESPLTASLATNQNIYFKLKIDSATEVKILNKSSNQWQNLTRYGNVFTGNIDIENSGKIIVFAKFPGDSRYWALLEYN; encoded by the coding sequence ATGACAACAAAAAGAGAATATCAAGAATGGGAAAAACAAAGAAATACAAAACTAAAAAATCGCAAAAAAAAGAATAGTATTATTTCTAGTTTATGGATATTCATCGTTTTTTTATCTATCGTTTTGACTATTAAAAATAACCCTCATTTTTTTGGATTAAACTCTCAACAATTAAAATGGCAAAACATTTTAAGTTCTTTATCTTTTTCTCCTAATTCTTTAAAATTTTTAACGGAAGAATTTGTTACAAAAATTGATGAGCCTATTATTATTAATAACCCTGTTAATCTTCAAGAAAAAAGATTTACTGCCATTGATAGTAAAGCTAGAAGTATTGAATATACAGGTAATTCCGTTCAAGATTTAGCTAATATTTTATCTCAATATGCTACTACAGAAGAAGAAAAAGCGAGAATAATTTATACATGGATTACTCATAATATTACTTATGATGTGGCAGCTTTATCTGATTTATTTGAAAAAAATATTTATCCTGATATAACAGTTGAAACAGTTTTAAATACTAGAGCAACTATTTGTTCAGGTTATGCTAATTTATATCAACAGTTAGCTCAATATATGGGTTTAAAATCTATTATTGTTACAGGATATGCAAAAGGAATTAATTACGTTGTCGGTGAAGACAATCAAGTAAATCATGCGTGGAATGCAGTAAAAATTGATAATAATTGGTATTTAATTGATACAACTTGGGGTGCTGGTACAGTCAATGATGAGGTTTTTTTTGCTGAATTTAATCCTTATTATTTTGCTACAAAGCCAGAAGAATTTATTTATAGTCATTTCCCTGAAAATTCTCAATGGCAATTATTAAATACACCTTTTTCTCGCGCTCAATTTGATACCTTTGCAGATGTTTCTCCTAATTTATTTGAATATGATATAGAATTAATGAGTCATAAAAATTTAAAAATTGATACAGATAATCGTCTTAATATCACATTAAAAGCTCCTAAAAATGTGGTGGCGATCGCTAAATTAAAATCAGCAGAACAAGAGTTATCTGATAATTATACTTTTGTTCAAAAAAAAGGAGACAATATAGTTGTTAATACAACTTTTCCTGAAAAAGGTAATTATGAATTAGAGATATTTGCCAAGCCAAAAGATGATAGCAATAATTATCCTTTAATCGTCACTTATGATATTAATGCCAATAATAGTGGGGATAAATTTCCTTCAACTTTCAAACACTTTAATGATCATAATGGCTATTTAGAATCACCATTAACAGCCAGTTTAGCTACTAATCAAAACATTTATTTTAAACTAAAAATTGATTCAGCTACAGAAGTAAAAATTTTAAATAAATCAAGCAATCAATGGCAGAATTTAACTCGTTATGGCAATGTTTTTACAGGAAATATTGATATAGAAAATTCAGGCAAAATAATCGTATTTGCTAAATTTCCGGGAGATTCTCGCTACTGGGCATTACTGGAATATAATTAG